The proteins below come from a single Pyramidobacter porci genomic window:
- a CDS encoding alanine/glycine:cation symporter family protein, protein MDQLTALVSKANGFIWGLYCLIPLLCGTGLYFTLRLKFVQVRKFGQAFKHVFGGLTLFGERAGKEGMSSFQALATAIAAQVGTGNLAGAATAIAMGGPGAIFWMWIAAFFGMGTIFAEAVLAQTYKGKDELGNVVGGPAYYITEGLHCRPLAIFFSVAIIIALGCIGNMVQSNSIADAFSNAFGTNRLIVGCVVGAISAYVFFGGVGRIASLTEKIVPIMAGLYILGGLYILVRFGTRIPHMFWMIIDGAFDPKAATGGLIGATIKEAVRYGVARGLFSNEAGMGSTPHAHAVAKVKHPAEQGLAAIMGVFIDTFIVLNMTAFVIFVTGVLDGKTSGITLTQNAFKVGLGSWGLPFVAVCMLFFAFSTIIGWYFFGEQNIKYLFGNKGLTPYRLVVVAFVVVGSVLKLDLVWELSDFFNGIMVFPNLIALIGLAKVVSKALDDFDNDGKLKA, encoded by the coding sequence ATGGACCAACTAACGGCACTGGTTTCAAAAGCGAACGGTTTTATCTGGGGACTTTACTGTCTGATTCCTCTTCTCTGCGGTACAGGATTGTATTTTACGCTTCGCCTCAAGTTCGTTCAGGTTCGCAAATTTGGCCAGGCGTTCAAGCATGTGTTCGGCGGACTGACGCTCTTCGGCGAGCGCGCCGGCAAGGAAGGCATGAGCTCGTTCCAGGCTTTGGCGACGGCCATCGCCGCTCAGGTCGGCACCGGCAATCTGGCCGGCGCGGCCACGGCCATCGCCATGGGCGGCCCCGGCGCCATCTTTTGGATGTGGATCGCGGCTTTCTTCGGCATGGGCACGATCTTCGCCGAAGCCGTTCTGGCCCAGACGTACAAGGGCAAGGATGAACTCGGCAACGTGGTCGGCGGCCCCGCGTACTACATCACCGAGGGTCTTCACTGCCGGCCGCTGGCGATCTTCTTCTCCGTCGCGATCATCATCGCCCTCGGCTGCATCGGCAACATGGTGCAGTCCAACTCAATCGCCGACGCGTTCAGCAACGCCTTCGGCACGAACCGCCTGATCGTCGGCTGCGTCGTCGGCGCCATCTCCGCCTACGTGTTCTTCGGCGGCGTCGGCCGCATCGCCTCTCTGACCGAAAAGATCGTGCCGATCATGGCGGGACTGTATATCCTCGGCGGACTGTACATTCTTGTGCGTTTCGGCACCCGGATCCCTCACATGTTCTGGATGATTATCGACGGAGCTTTCGATCCCAAGGCCGCGACCGGCGGTCTGATCGGCGCGACGATCAAGGAAGCCGTGCGTTACGGCGTCGCCCGCGGCCTGTTCTCCAATGAGGCCGGCATGGGCTCCACGCCTCACGCCCACGCCGTCGCCAAGGTCAAGCACCCGGCGGAGCAGGGCCTTGCCGCGATCATGGGCGTTTTCATCGACACCTTCATCGTCCTCAACATGACGGCCTTCGTCATCTTCGTCACCGGCGTCCTCGACGGCAAGACCAGCGGCATCACCCTGACGCAGAACGCGTTCAAGGTCGGCCTCGGCAGCTGGGGACTTCCCTTCGTGGCCGTCTGCATGCTCTTCTTCGCGTTCTCGACGATCATCGGCTGGTATTTCTTCGGCGAGCAGAATATCAAGTACCTGTTCGGCAACAAGGGGCTGACTCCTTACCGCCTCGTCGTCGTCGCCTTCGTCGTCGTCGGTTCTGTCCTCAAGCTCGACCTCGTCTGGGAACTTTCCGATTTCTTCAACGGCATCATGGTGTTCCCCAACTTGATCGCTTTGATCGGCCTCGCCAAGGTCGTTTCCAAAGCGCTGGACGACTTCGACAACGACGGCAAACTGAAAGCCTGA